The window TAGCCCGCTTTTTTCCCGTTTAAAACTCTTTCTTAGTAGTCTCTTTCATTTTCTAGAATACGTAGAAGACCCCTTTTGAACTCTGAAAGAAGAAATGGCAACTAGATTTTCGCTCAACCGACTCACTGTCACTAGCTCGATGCAGTCAACTCGGGCGGCTTCTCGTTACTTCAGCGACGGAAAGGGCCGAGTCCTCAGTGAAGAGGAACGCGCCGCCGAGACCGTTTATATACaggtttctttctttctttcgtttttctttttttattttccagttatatatacatatatactgcTTGACTCCCGATGAAGTTTTGAAAGTAGAAGTAGATAAAATAGAATGAAAGACAAGAAAGGGAAACTGATTATTATGAACTCTTTGATCCAAGTATCTAGGTCAATGATGCCTTCTATTTTCATTTCTCTTGATATGTTTATGATTTAAACTATATTCGTTTTTTGTTTGAGAGATGTTAGTGAAATTGCTTTGGTGGAGAACGATTCTGCTCTTAGTTTAATATAGTTCAGGGATTGTGTTTGGAAAGCGAAAAGAAATTACATAGGGAAATCGATTAGTCGGTTTTATGTATGTGATGCTTCTAGAAGTGATTTTAAGACTATCAAGATGACATAGTTACTTGTTTTTCTTTGGTTGATTTGTTTCATGAATGTAAGTGATCTTTTAATTCCAAATTAGGATGACGGCAATGTTTTGATT of the Euphorbia lathyris chromosome 7, ddEupLath1.1, whole genome shotgun sequence genome contains:
- the LOC136201178 gene encoding uncharacterized protein At2g27730, mitochondrial; this translates as MATRFSLNRLTVTSSMQSTRAASRYFSDGKGRVLSEEERAAETVYIQKMERERLEKMRQKAEKERAEKQKESADKSTEGSNKS